Proteins from a genomic interval of Watersipora subatra chromosome 10, tzWatSuba1.1, whole genome shotgun sequence:
- the LOC137406737 gene encoding uncharacterized protein, with amino-acid sequence MTRRPATTKANTLSTSNANTTAPVNTTGAIQLASSTMTQGPATTKADTLSTSNANSTAQVNTTGAIQVASGTMTQGPATTKANTLSTLNANTTAQVNTTGAIQVASGTMILGSATTKSNVLSTQNAMTMVKATTTNVIRSNLGNVSLDPTTTKSNILTATSNMTNVQSATTDAISFTSSNVNPHPATKKANSRSLEIAKTTIQVTTTSSIPSNSSGALQDPTTAKAQSVTQPSTSPSGGTSNNITTPHLAITAKQMQLERSSASYQSPSVPLVKTSVKPNLVTVTPETEKP; translated from the coding sequence ATGACTCGACGTCCAGCAACTACCAAAGCTAATACTTTGTCAACTTCTAATGCAAACACGACAGCTCCAGTTAATACTACAGGTGCCATTCAACTTGCTTCAAGCACAATGACTCAAGGTCCAGCAACTACCAAAGCTGATACTTTGTCAACTTCTAATGCAAACTCGACAGCTCAAGTTAATACTACAGGTGCCATTCAAGTTGCTTCAGGCACAATGACTCAAGGTCCAGCAACTACCAAAGCCAATACTTTGTCAACATTAAATGCAAACACGACAGCTCAAGTTAATACTACAGGTGCCATTCAAGTTGCTTCAGGCACAATGATCCTAGGTTCAGCAACTACTAAATCTAATGTTTTGTCTACTCAAAATGCTATGACTATGGTTAAagctactactactaatgtCATCCGATCTAATTTAGGCAATGTGTCTCTAGATCCAACAACTACTAAAAGTAATATTCTGACTGCTACAAGTAATATGACTAATGTTCAAAGCGCTACCACTGATGCCATCTCATTTACTTCAAGTAATGTGAATCCACATCCAGCAACTAAAAAAGCAAATAGCCGGTCTCTTGAAATTGCTAAAACTACAATTCAGGTTACTACTACAAGCAGCATCCCATCTAATTCAAGCGGTGCATTGCAAGATCCAACAACTGCCAAAGCTCAATCTGTTACTCAACCCTCAACTAGCCCATCTGGTGGTACTAGCAATAACATAACAACTCCGCATCTAGCAATAACAGCAAAGCAAATGCAATTAGAGAGGTCTTCAGCATCTTATCAGTCACCTTCAGTACCTCTAGTCAAAACCTCCGTAAAACCCAACTTAGTGACTGTCACTCCTGAGACTGAAAAACCGTAA